In one Zobellia galactanivorans genomic region, the following are encoded:
- the mscL gene encoding large conductance mechanosensitive channel protein MscL produces the protein MLKEFKNFIMTGNVIEFAVAVIMAGAVGLVVNGFVNDIIMPIVGEFAGGVDFANLKYILTPTSGVEGEAGFVPENAIRYGAWINTIVNLLIVGFVMFLIVKAYNKMKAPAPAPAPSGPSQEDLLIEIRDLLKKQ, from the coding sequence TATTATGACCGGCAATGTCATCGAGTTTGCCGTTGCCGTTATAATGGCAGGAGCCGTTGGCCTTGTGGTAAACGGGTTTGTCAATGATATCATAATGCCTATTGTAGGTGAGTTTGCGGGAGGTGTTGATTTCGCCAACCTGAAATACATCCTTACACCAACTTCAGGAGTTGAAGGGGAAGCAGGCTTCGTACCTGAAAATGCAATCCGTTACGGTGCATGGATCAACACTATCGTTAACTTGTTGATCGTAGGTTTCGTTATGTTCCTTATCGTTAAGGCCTATAACAAAATGAAAGCTCCGGCTCCAGCACCGGCACCATCAGGTCCTTCTCAAGAAGATCTTTTGATAGAAATCAGGGATTTGCTTAAAAAACAATAA
- a CDS encoding prolyl oligopeptidase family serine peptidase, translating into MKKYLLLLAWAAAIMACKSLPNKEHITVNYPKTHTSETVDTYFGTSVADPYRWLEDDMSEETGAWVKAQNEVTFGYLEKIPFRNALKERLEKLWNYEKLGSPFKEGDYTYFYKNNGLQNQYVLYRKKEDGQEEVFLDPNTFSEDGTTSLAGLSFTKDGSLAAYLISEGGSDWRKAIVIDTESKQVVEDTLTDIKFSGISWKGNEGFYYSSYDKPEGSELSAKTDQHKVYYHKMGTSQKEDQLVYGGVAAEKHRYIGASVTEDERYLVITASVSTSGNKLFIKDLSKPESGLVTIVGDTDSDNYIIENEGSKLYIVTNRKAPNKKIVTVDAENPGEGNWVDFIPETENVLTAGTGGGYFFAEYMVDAISKVFQYDYDGRLIREVKLPGVGSASGFGGKKENKEFYFSFTNYIIPGSSYKYNVETGEYTSYWKPDIDFDSDVYESNQVFFTSKDGTKVPMIITHKKGLQRNGKNPTILYGYGGFNISLTPAFSIANAVWLEQGGIYAVPNLRGGGEYGKKWHDAGTKMQKQNVFDDFIAAGEYLIENDYTSSEYLAIRGGSNGGLLVGATMTQRPDLMKVALPAVGVLDMLRYHTFTAGAGWAYDYGTSEESKEMFEYLKGYSPVHNVKEGVAYPATLVTTGDHDDRVVPAHSFKFAAELQAKQAGDNPTLIRIETNAGHGAGTPVSKTIEQYADIFAFTLYNMGFERLPMDAGKDVK; encoded by the coding sequence ATGAAGAAATATCTTTTACTTTTAGCATGGGCAGCTGCTATTATGGCCTGTAAATCATTACCAAATAAAGAGCATATTACCGTGAATTACCCAAAGACCCATACATCAGAAACCGTTGATACCTATTTTGGAACTTCCGTAGCGGATCCCTACCGTTGGCTCGAAGATGATATGAGCGAAGAAACCGGAGCTTGGGTCAAGGCCCAAAACGAAGTGACTTTCGGCTATTTGGAAAAAATTCCCTTTCGGAATGCCCTAAAGGAAAGACTGGAAAAGCTATGGAATTACGAAAAGCTGGGGTCTCCGTTCAAGGAAGGGGACTATACCTATTTCTATAAGAATAACGGCTTGCAGAACCAATACGTGCTGTATCGAAAAAAAGAAGATGGGCAAGAGGAAGTTTTCTTGGACCCCAATACTTTTTCAGAAGATGGAACGACCTCTCTTGCGGGATTAAGTTTTACTAAAGACGGTTCCCTAGCGGCCTATCTGATTTCAGAAGGCGGTAGTGATTGGCGTAAGGCCATTGTCATCGACACCGAAAGCAAGCAGGTTGTAGAAGACACCCTTACCGATATCAAGTTTAGCGGAATTTCCTGGAAAGGAAATGAGGGTTTCTATTATTCGAGCTACGATAAACCCGAGGGGAGCGAGCTTTCGGCCAAGACCGACCAACATAAGGTCTACTATCATAAAATGGGAACTTCCCAAAAAGAAGATCAATTGGTATATGGGGGAGTAGCGGCTGAGAAACATAGGTATATTGGTGCTTCGGTAACAGAAGATGAACGTTACCTTGTGATTACGGCTTCGGTATCGACCTCTGGTAACAAGTTGTTCATTAAAGACCTTTCAAAGCCTGAAAGTGGTCTGGTTACGATTGTTGGGGATACCGATTCCGATAACTATATTATTGAGAATGAAGGCTCAAAACTTTATATCGTTACCAATAGGAAGGCCCCGAACAAAAAAATCGTCACCGTTGATGCTGAAAATCCCGGTGAAGGGAATTGGGTAGATTTTATTCCTGAAACGGAGAATGTACTTACTGCCGGTACGGGCGGAGGCTACTTCTTTGCCGAGTATATGGTTGATGCCATCAGTAAAGTATTTCAATACGATTATGACGGTAGGTTGATCCGTGAGGTGAAGCTTCCGGGGGTGGGGAGTGCTTCCGGTTTTGGGGGCAAGAAGGAAAATAAGGAGTTTTATTTTTCCTTTACGAACTATATCATTCCGGGCTCATCCTACAAATACAATGTAGAAACGGGCGAGTATACCTCGTATTGGAAGCCTGATATCGACTTCGATTCCGACGTCTATGAGTCCAATCAGGTGTTTTTTACTTCGAAGGATGGTACAAAGGTACCCATGATCATAACCCATAAAAAGGGATTACAACGCAACGGAAAAAATCCGACCATCTTATATGGTTACGGTGGCTTTAATATCAGTCTAACCCCTGCTTTCAGTATCGCCAATGCCGTTTGGCTGGAGCAGGGCGGGATATATGCCGTGCCCAATTTAAGGGGAGGTGGCGAGTATGGTAAAAAATGGCACGATGCCGGTACTAAAATGCAAAAGCAGAATGTATTTGATGATTTTATTGCTGCTGGGGAATACCTGATCGAGAACGACTATACTTCTTCAGAATACCTTGCCATTCGTGGTGGTAGTAACGGGGGACTGCTTGTTGGGGCTACCATGACCCAAAGACCCGACTTGATGAAGGTGGCCTTGCCGGCCGTAGGGGTCTTGGATATGTTACGCTATCACACCTTTACCGCTGGTGCGGGATGGGCCTATGATTACGGTACGTCGGAGGAGAGTAAAGAGATGTTCGAATACTTAAAGGGCTATTCGCCCGTTCATAACGTGAAGGAAGGGGTGGCCTATCCGGCTACCTTGGTGACTACCGGTGATCACGATGATCGTGTGGTACCGGCCCACAGTTTTAAGTTTGCCGCGGAACTGCAGGCCAAACAAGCTGGAGATAACCCTACCTTGATCCGAATCGAGACCAATGCCGGCCATGGTGCGGGAACACCGGTAAGCAAGACCATTGAACAGTATGCCGATATTTTCGCCTTTACCCTATACAATATGGGATTCGAGAGACTTCCGATGGACGCCGGAAAAGACGTAAAATAG
- a CDS encoding aspartate-semialdehyde dehydrogenase: MKVAVVGATGMVGEVMLKVLSERNFPITELLLVASERSVGKKLSYKDKEYAIIGLADAVAAKPDIAIFSAGGDTSLEWAPKFAEVGTTVVDNSSAWRMDPTKKLVVPEINANELTKEDKIIANPNCSTIQLVMALAPLHKKYKMKRVVISTYQSVSGTGVKAVRQLENEMAGVQGEMAYPYPINRNALPHCDVFLENGYTKEEMKLAREPQKILDDRSFSISATAVRIPTAGGHSESVNVEFENDFDLNDVRRLLNDTPGVTVQDNPDTNTYPMPIYAHDKDEVFVGRLRRDESQRNTLNMWIVADNLRKGAATNAVQIAEYLVKNQLV; encoded by the coding sequence ATGAAAGTAGCCGTTGTAGGTGCCACCGGTATGGTAGGCGAGGTGATGCTCAAAGTGTTGAGCGAACGTAATTTTCCCATTACGGAATTGCTATTGGTCGCTTCTGAGCGTTCGGTAGGAAAGAAACTCTCTTATAAAGATAAAGAATATGCTATTATAGGCTTGGCCGATGCAGTAGCGGCAAAACCTGATATTGCTATCTTTTCCGCTGGAGGTGATACTTCATTGGAATGGGCGCCCAAGTTTGCCGAAGTGGGTACTACGGTTGTAGATAACTCCTCTGCTTGGCGAATGGACCCTACCAAAAAATTGGTGGTTCCTGAAATCAATGCCAACGAGCTGACCAAAGAAGATAAGATCATTGCCAACCCTAACTGCTCAACCATTCAATTGGTAATGGCCTTGGCCCCCTTGCATAAGAAATACAAGATGAAACGCGTCGTTATCTCTACATACCAGTCGGTATCGGGGACAGGCGTAAAGGCGGTACGTCAGTTAGAGAACGAAATGGCCGGTGTACAGGGCGAAATGGCCTATCCTTACCCTATCAACCGAAATGCCTTGCCACATTGTGATGTTTTCTTGGAAAACGGATATACTAAGGAAGAAATGAAATTGGCGCGTGAGCCACAAAAAATATTGGATGACCGAAGTTTTTCAATAAGTGCTACCGCAGTGCGCATACCTACGGCCGGAGGTCACTCCGAATCGGTAAACGTTGAGTTTGAAAACGATTTCGACTTGAATGATGTGAGAAGGTTGTTGAACGATACGCCAGGCGTTACCGTACAGGATAATCCTGATACCAACACCTATCCGATGCCCATCTACGCCCATGATAAAGATGAGGTTTTTGTAGGGCGTCTTCGTAGGGACGAGTCGCAACGAAATACTTTGAATATGTGGATCGTTGCCGATAACCTTCGAAAAGGTGCGGCTACCAATGCGGTTCAAATCGCTGAATACCTGGTGAAAAACCAATTGGTATAA